One Panicum virgatum strain AP13 chromosome 3N, P.virgatum_v5, whole genome shotgun sequence DNA segment encodes these proteins:
- the LOC120664379 gene encoding LOW QUALITY PROTEIN: abscisic acid 8'-hydroxylase 2-like (The sequence of the model RefSeq protein was modified relative to this genomic sequence to represent the inferred CDS: deleted 1 base in 1 codon; substituted 3 bases at 3 genomic stop codons) translates to MGKPKLFSIVSMDGGMRHHQLEAAACQSQSLRPPPTGASSPCGVSLVAAVAVCLFLLAASSAIYCFCVVSNSSNKESLLLKLKGRISKEKKSRRHQDDNARRPEPPGRGSGWWWSVVETLAFVAANGSGRGFYSFVHARHRRHGPPCFRTALFGATHVFVSSRDAARSLLAAEPAGFSKRYVRTVADLLGEHSLLCASHAAHRSLRRAVAPLFSARATASFAAAFDALTLRLMRGWASSSSGGRAAAAVVVLDAALGVTFEAIRDMLVATLPRDAKRQLQGDVLAVTRAMLAFPLRLPGTRFHAGLRARKRIMELLRREIASRRRDGCLRQRGDHGGGDMDFLQSLLLRTQQQQQPDNDDEALLTDERSALXSESGXXRTQNTERIATGFQINKGWIGNVDARSLHYDPTIYENPTMFDPWRFNGEDKKPPYSFLVFGAGGRTCLGMNLAKIMMLIFLHRLVTTFRWEIADEDTSLEKWAMFPRLKNGCPIHLTPI, encoded by the exons ATGGGGAAGCCAAAGCTCTTCTCCATCGTATCCATGGACGGCGGCATGCGCCACCACCAGCTCGAAGCCGCAGCATGCCAAAGCCAGAGTCTTCGTCCTCCCCCTACCGGCGCCAGTAGTCCCTGCGGCGTCTCCttggtcgccgccgtcgccgtctgcCTCTTTCTCTTGGCCGCTTCGTCGGCGATCTACTGCTTCTGCGTCGTGAGCAACTCCTCTAATAAGGAAAGCCTCCTCCTCAAGCTCAAAGGCAGGATTTCCAAGGAGAAGAAGAGCCGGCGGCATCAGGACGATAATGCACGACGGCCAGAGCCGCCGGGAAGGGGGAGCGGGTGGTGGTGGTCCGTCGTGGAGACGCTGGCCTTCGTGGCCGCCAACGGCAGCGGCAGGGGCTTCTACAGCTTCGTGcacgcgcgccaccgccggcacgGGCCCCCCTGCTTCCGCACCGCGCTCTTCGGCGCCACCCACGTCTTCGTCTCCTCGCGCGACGCCGCCAGgtcgctcctcgccgccgagcccgcCGGCTTCTCCAAGCGCTACGTGCGCACCGTCGCGGACCTCCTCGGCGAGCACAGCCTCCTCTGCGCCTCCCACGCCGCGCACCGCTCcctgcgccgcgccgtcgcGCCCCTCTTCAGCGCCCGTGCCACCGcgtccttcgccgccgccttcgacgCCCTCACGCTCCGGCTCATGCGGGGctgggcctcctcctcctcgggcggccgcgccgccgccgccgtcgtggtgCTCGACGCCGCGCTCGGCGTAACCTTCGAGGCGATCCGCGACATGCTCGTGGCCACGCTGCCGCGCGACGCCAAGAGGCAGCTCCAGGGCGACGTGCTGGCCGTGACGCGGGCCATGCTGGCGTTCCCGCTCAGGCTGCCGGGCACGAGGTTCCACGCGGGCCTCCGTGCGCGGAAGCGGATCATGGAGCTGCTCAGGCGAGAGATCGCCTCCAGACGGCGGGACGGCTGCCTGCGGCAGCGCGGTgatcacggcggcggcgacatggACTTCCTGCAGAGCCTTCTCCTCCGgacccagcagcagcaacaaccggacaacgacgacgaggcgCTCCTCACGGACGAGAGATCCGCACTATGATCCGAAAGTG GCTGATGAAGAACCCAAAATACTGAACGTATCGCAACAGGGTTTCAGATCAACAAGGGCTGGATTGGGAACGTCGATGCGAGGTCCCTGCACTATGATCCGACGATTTACGAAAACCCCACCATGTTTGATCCTTGGAGGTTCAAC GGGGAGGACAAGAAGCCGCCGTACAGCTTCCTGGTGTTCGGAGCAGGCGGGAGAACCTGCTTGGGGATGAACCTCGCCAAGATCATGATGCTCATCTTTCTGCACCGGCTTGTTACGACCTTCAG ATGGGAGATAGCAGACGAGGACACAAGCCTTGAGAAGTGGGCAATGTTTCCTAGGCTCAAGAACGGATGCCCCATTCACCTCACCCCcatatga